CGTCGCAGCCTCGGGAGCATTCGACGTGCGGCCCTCGGAGGGAGCACCGATGTCCGAACCGCTCGGCTACCCGGCCTGCGCATGCCCGGCCCTGAGCCCGCGCGAAAAGCAGGTCCTGCTCGTCTGGCTGCGCTGCGACTCCAAAGCCGCCGCCGCCCGCACCCTCTACCTCTCCGTAGCGACCGTCAACACCCACATCGCCCGCATCCGGGCCAAATACGCCGCCGCCGCCCGCCCCGCCCCCACCAAAGCCGCCCTCTTCGCCCGCGCCATCCAGGACGACCTGGTCACCCTCGACGAATGGTGAACCCCCCGTTACCCGTTCAGCGGGTGCGTTGGACGCGGGGTTCGGTCCAGATGGGGGTGGGGGATTCGTAGACGGTGCCGTCGGAGCCGAAGACGAGGAAGCGGTCGAATTGGCGGGCGAACCAGCGGTCGTGGGTGACGGTGACCACGGTGCCCGCGAAATCGGCGATGCCCTGTTCGAGGGCTTCGGCGGAATGCAGGTCCAGGTTGTCGGTGGGCTCGTCGAGCAGCAGCATGGTGACGCCGGACAGTTCGAGCAGCAGGATCTGCAGCCGCGCCTGCTGACCGCCGGACAGGTCGTCGAAGCGTTGTTCGGCGGCCTGCACGAGGCCGTAGCGGTCGAGCACGCGGCTGGCGGCC
This genomic stretch from Nocardia brasiliensis ATCC 700358 harbors:
- a CDS encoding LuxR C-terminal-related transcriptional regulator — translated: MSEPLGYPACACPALSPREKQVLLVWLRCDSKAAAARTLYLSVATVNTHIARIRAKYAAAARPAPTKAALFARAIQDDLVTLDEW